In Juglans regia cultivar Chandler chromosome 5, Walnut 2.0, whole genome shotgun sequence, the following are encoded in one genomic region:
- the LOC109001066 gene encoding dr1-associated corepressor-like isoform X3: MRKKLDTRFPAARIKKIMQADEDVGKIAMAVPLLVSKALELFLQDLCDHTYEITLKRGAKTMNSLHLKQCVQTFNVFDFLRDIVNKVPDLGGFDAADEDRSAAKRRKVTDDDENDSDDESKRSGMVFRRVSTSMFDVLESFFPPKLHKWLWNVCLGTLNCWRLATQPAVAEEGVGAEVEVVGVVVEQ; this comes from the exons ATGAGGAAGAAGCTTGATACTCGTTTCCCGGCT GCTCGTATTAAGAAGATTATGCAAGCTGATGAGGATGTTGGGAAGATTGCCATGGCTGTGCCTCTTCTAGTCT CTAAAGCTTTGGAGCTATTTCTGCAAGATCTATGTGATCACACATATGAAATTACTTTGAAGAGAGGAGCAAAGACCATGAATTCTTTGCATTT GAAACAGTGTGTCCAGACATTTAATGTTTTTGATTTTCTGAGGGATATTGTCAACAAGGTTCCTGATCTAGGTGGTTTTGATGCTGCTGATGAAGATCGTTCTGCTGCCAAAAGAAG GAAAGTTACTGACGATGATGAAAATGACAGTGATGATGAGTCCAAGAGAAGTGGGATG GTGTTCAGGCGAGTTTCAACTTCGATGTTTGATGTTCTAGAGTCTTTCTTTCCACCTAAACTTCACAAGTGGCTGTGGAATGTATGTCTTGGAACTTTGAATTG CTGGAGGCTGGCCACTCAACCAGCAGTGGCAGAGGAAGGGGTAGGGGCAGAGGTAGAGGTCGTGGGCGTGGTAGTCGAACAGTAG